CCGGCAAAAAGTGTGGAACGCGGAATACGCTCATTTTCATTTTCAAGAAGCAGTCTCCAGCGCTCCGCCCTCATTATGTGACTCGCCAAAAGCGCCAGAACGAAAAAAGGCAACCAATAGAAGGTTGCCATTTTCATCTGCTGCCAAAGCTCAGACATGTCAACATTCCGAACAGCAAGCTGTATAAACAGTGCAGCTACAACTACAGAGATGAGTATGTTAATGAATCGTCTTTTTTTCATTCGCTATCGTAGCGCAGGTCAATAAGTTCCGCTTCTGCCGGTACTTCTACTCTGAAAAGATTGTTTTCTGCAGTTGTAAAAAAGCCGTCTTCAAATTGTGTTGACAGTTCATTATCTACCTGATCGATAGCAACAATTTGAACGGGACTTCCATCAGCATTCAGATAAATGGTAACCGTTTTAAAAACTGTGAATGCATCCTCTGATGTTAATGTGATTTCTGTTTCTCCATTCTGCATGGTGTTCTCTTCCACGTCAAATGAATCATCAACGCCCTGAAGCATTCTGGATGGAGCAAAATCGTCTTCTTCTTCAATATAATCACTGATGATGACCCGGTTTCTGGATTGATCGTACACCGTAGACACTTCACCATCTACAACCATTGTTTGAGTATCGCCCTCAATCCGGTACTTTTCTTTCCCAATCCAGATTTTCCCTTCCGAAAACTGCTCCTCGTCTGTAAAAGCATCTTTATACAGATGGGTGAAACCTGCTTCAAATATCCGGTTCTCTTCAAAGTTTTCTTTGAGCCTGTCAAACTCCGGGGTTTGCCCAAAAAGATCTGCGGTTAAAAACAGACTCAGTACAAAAGCCGATAAAATGATTATTTGTTGTTTCATAATAGCCTCATCAAAAAAGGGTTGCGTCTAAGCGAGAACTCTACCCTGTTAACTGCTCAATAGCTCTACAGTTCCCGATCAACGCAAAAGTACTCAATAGATTATCTTAGGGGGAGATCAAACTCCCAGTTCTTCAAAAATTTCTTCAAGATCCTCTTCATCTTCGATCTTAACATCCCGGGCTGTACTGCCTTGATACGGCCCAACAACTCCTGCATTATAGAGCTGATCGATGATACGTCCGGCACGATTATAGCCAATCTTCAACTTTCGCTGAAGTAAAGATACAGACCCCTGTTGATGGAGAACCACAATCTTGGCCGCCTCTTTAAAATAGTCGTCGATATCGTCCAAGGGATCTGGAATTCCTTCATTTTCCTCTTCAATAACCGGCAACTGAAATGGCTTCTTAAATCCTTTCTGGGAACCGATAAATGAGGTAATCCGCTCTACTTCATCCGTATCCACATACGCGTTCTGAATACGGGTCATGCCGCCTCCGTTCGAGAAGAGCATATCTCCACGCCCGATTAGCTGATCGGCGCCACCTGTATCCAGAATGGTACGGGAGTCAACTTTCGAAGCTACCTGGTATGCAATCCGCGCCGGAAAGTTGGCTTTAATGGTACCGGTAATCACGTTTACAGAAGGCCGCTGTGTAGCCACTACCAAATGAATACCGATTGCCCGTGCAAGCTGCGCAAGTCGCGCAATCGGCTCCTCTATCTGTTTTCCTGCCGTCATCATAAGATCGGCCAGTTCATCAATCACAACCACAATATATGGCAGATGACGGTGCCCCAGCTCATCGTCCAGTTCACCGGTGTCATATTTCTCATTGTACGATTTAATATCGCGTACCATTGCCATTTTCAACAGATCGTACCGCTCATCCATCTCTTTGGTAACACTTTCCAGTGTTTCCATCGCCCGGGTTGTATCTGTAACAATAGGCTCATCAGAACCGGGCAAAACAGCCAGATAGTGGTTTTGAATGTTGCGATAGAGTGAAAGTTCAATTTTCTTCGGGTCGATCATTACAAACTTCAGATCATCCGGATGACACTTATAGAGCAGACAAGTAATGATCGTATTGATCCCAACCGATTTACCGGATCCCGTAGCACCGGCAATGAGCAGGTGAGGCATTCGGGTCAGGTCGATCATGAACACTTCATTCTCAATCGTTTTACCGAAAGCCACGGGAAGCTCATAATCGGTTTCCACAAATTTCTTCGTATTTATCACCGATTTAATGAATACCGTTTCACGCGAACTGTTCGGAACTTCGATACCCACTGCAGAACGTCCCGGAATAGGTGCAATAATTCGCAGTCCATGTGCC
This portion of the Rhodohalobacter barkolensis genome encodes:
- a CDS encoding LolA family protein, translating into MKQQIIILSAFVLSLFLTADLFGQTPEFDRLKENFEENRIFEAGFTHLYKDAFTDEEQFSEGKIWIGKEKYRIEGDTQTMVVDGEVSTVYDQSRNRVIISDYIEEEDDFAPSRMLQGVDDSFDVEENTMQNGETEITLTSEDAFTVFKTVTIYLNADGSPVQIVAIDQVDNELSTQFEDGFFTTAENNLFRVEVPAEAELIDLRYDSE
- a CDS encoding DNA translocase FtsK, with translation MGEGDEEASDKELDRLNKSKAKEVPVIKYKFPGIDLLTSPPNEGNEVDLEEIKENKRIILDKLKRHKIEILGINAIVGPTVTLYELEPAPDVKISKIESYANDLKMATAAHGLRIIAPIPGRSAVGIEVPNSSRETVFIKSVINTKKFVETDYELPVAFGKTIENEVFMIDLTRMPHLLIAGATGSGKSVGINTIITCLLYKCHPDDLKFVMIDPKKIELSLYRNIQNHYLAVLPGSDEPIVTDTTRAMETLESVTKEMDERYDLLKMAMVRDIKSYNEKYDTGELDDELGHRHLPYIVVVIDELADLMMTAGKQIEEPIARLAQLARAIGIHLVVATQRPSVNVITGTIKANFPARIAYQVASKVDSRTILDTGGADQLIGRGDMLFSNGGGMTRIQNAYVDTDEVERITSFIGSQKGFKKPFQLPVIEEENEGIPDPLDDIDDYFKEAAKIVVLHQQGSVSLLQRKLKIGYNRAGRIIDQLYNAGVVGPYQGSTARDVKIEDEEDLEEIFEELGV